In Alteromonas mediterranea DE, a single genomic region encodes these proteins:
- a CDS encoding heme NO-binding domain-containing protein codes for MLGIVFTSLIDMLEEKVSPEFADDVIMEAELENDGAYTAVGYYPFEEMQRLLGVLVEKTGKSANELLYDFGYYLFGKLAAVHSDVLANTNGMLDMLMHLDGDIHVQVKKLYPDADLPRFKVLSRTDTAMRLQYYSERELYPLAEGLMDAAAAHYNCKLERETHQLDTPHTYEFSISLVS; via the coding sequence ATGCTAGGCATAGTTTTTACGTCGTTAATCGATATGCTCGAGGAAAAAGTATCTCCTGAGTTCGCTGACGATGTCATCATGGAAGCTGAGTTAGAAAACGACGGCGCTTATACTGCAGTGGGCTACTACCCGTTTGAAGAAATGCAACGCTTACTTGGCGTGCTGGTGGAAAAAACGGGTAAGTCTGCTAATGAACTTTTATACGATTTCGGCTATTACCTGTTCGGCAAGCTTGCTGCAGTTCACTCAGATGTGTTAGCAAATACGAATGGCATGCTAGATATGCTGATGCACCTTGACGGGGATATTCATGTTCAAGTCAAAAAACTCTATCCCGATGCCGACTTACCCCGGTTTAAAGTACTCTCTCGCACCGATACCGCTATGCGATTACAGTACTATTCAGAAAGAGAGTTATACCCCTTAGCTGAAGGTTTGATGGACGCCGCAGCCGCGCACTACAACTGCAAGCTAGAGCGGGAAACGCACCAACTTGATACGCCACATACTTACGAATTTAGTATTTCTCTCGTTTCATAG
- a CDS encoding HDOD domain-containing protein, whose amino-acid sequence MTMGATTPPTIDERFENMLISPERVLEMLGRRRVGEVSFEQSEQGDARRLLLNVEKVAIENKRLQEKTEATYQESVSHQLHEILFEELTEQLSYTDELVQNVLNLPENIGELLDALSVRACSVSKLEPIAATMPWLYDELIVVVNTPQFRRKDSRGRIIVVETLRTALSFLGIENLRTLIPSLILKRAMPQITDPYPLIKQKLTRYSTGVAMTTKRLGIINDINKNTAYTLGMLSNLGRCAVTRLYFKLFDKIQLHLLKECQKDKEQKRHEALLKITPSANHLIAMQQEFADAVSADIMEWMNLKRLPIASPMRDCANKIPAESGSLCKVLHQARSYTQVRMLHQLKLVEMKDVKPLFVEQKYPQGALEKLKTIDIFTLPLVKNEDSH is encoded by the coding sequence ATGACAATGGGGGCAACCACACCGCCCACAATCGACGAACGATTCGAGAACATGCTTATTTCTCCAGAACGCGTGCTCGAAATGCTAGGAAGGCGTCGAGTTGGTGAAGTGAGCTTCGAACAATCTGAACAAGGTGACGCTCGTCGGCTACTGCTGAATGTTGAGAAAGTGGCGATTGAGAATAAGCGCCTGCAAGAAAAAACGGAAGCAACCTATCAAGAGTCGGTAAGCCATCAACTTCACGAGATACTTTTCGAAGAGTTGACCGAGCAACTCAGCTATACCGACGAACTTGTACAAAACGTACTTAATTTACCAGAAAACATCGGCGAATTGCTTGATGCGCTCTCAGTAAGGGCGTGTTCTGTCTCTAAATTAGAGCCCATCGCCGCTACCATGCCGTGGCTTTACGATGAGCTTATCGTTGTCGTTAATACCCCCCAATTTAGACGTAAAGACTCTCGCGGTCGCATTATCGTTGTTGAAACGCTGAGAACGGCGCTTAGCTTTTTAGGTATAGAAAACTTACGCACCTTAATCCCTTCGCTAATTTTAAAGCGCGCTATGCCGCAAATTACCGACCCCTATCCGTTAATCAAGCAAAAGCTTACACGCTATTCGACGGGTGTAGCCATGACAACAAAGCGCTTAGGGATTATCAATGACATTAACAAAAATACCGCCTATACGTTGGGTATGCTAAGTAACTTAGGGCGCTGTGCAGTAACACGGCTTTACTTCAAACTGTTTGATAAAATTCAGCTTCACCTGCTAAAAGAGTGTCAAAAAGACAAGGAGCAAAAGCGACATGAAGCCTTACTTAAAATAACTCCCTCAGCAAATCATCTTATTGCTATGCAACAAGAGTTTGCCGATGCAGTAAGTGCCGACATCATGGAATGGATGAATTTGAAACGGCTGCCTATAGCATCGCCTATGCGGGATTGTGCGAACAAGATACCGGCTGAAAGTGGTAGCCTGTGCAAAGTACTTCATCAGGCTCGCTCTTATACACAAGTTCGGATGTTACACCAATTGAAACTGGTTGAGATGAAAGATGTAAAGCCTCTTTTTGTAGAACAAAAGTACCCTCAAGGGGCCCTTGAGAAACTTAAAACTATCGATATTTTTACTCTTCCATTAGTTAAAAACGAAGACAGTCATTAA
- a CDS encoding DUF1338 domain-containing protein, protein MHSNIDTLFSNMWDDYVTITPSAHKIHALLAGEENTNDIVNDHVAFRTFALDKTRLDKLAAHFLALGYEAKGDYNFEAKKLTAKHFEHPDDTKPKVFISELRVDELSDQAQAIIKKLVEQMPDSMVKADNFLYSGKHWEVSKAEYDTLLNESEYAAWMAAWGFRANHFTVSVNYLTRTNELADVNTLLKEAGFVLNTSGGEIKGGPEVYLAQSSTMADRADVAFSDETVAIPSCFYEFAQRYEMPDGKLYTGFVAASADKIFESTNAK, encoded by the coding sequence ATGCATAGCAACATAGATACGTTGTTCAGCAATATGTGGGACGATTACGTAACAATCACTCCCTCAGCACATAAAATACATGCCCTATTAGCCGGTGAAGAAAACACGAACGATATCGTTAACGACCACGTTGCTTTTAGAACATTTGCCCTTGATAAAACTCGCTTAGATAAGCTTGCAGCACATTTCTTAGCTTTGGGATATGAAGCGAAAGGCGACTACAACTTTGAAGCCAAAAAGCTCACAGCCAAACATTTTGAGCACCCCGACGATACCAAGCCCAAAGTGTTTATTAGTGAACTTCGCGTTGATGAGCTTTCAGACCAAGCGCAAGCCATTATCAAAAAGCTTGTAGAGCAAATGCCAGATTCAATGGTAAAGGCCGACAACTTCCTGTATTCAGGGAAGCACTGGGAGGTCTCTAAAGCTGAGTACGACACGCTGTTAAATGAGTCAGAATATGCGGCGTGGATGGCAGCTTGGGGCTTTCGTGCTAACCATTTTACGGTAAGCGTAAACTACTTAACCCGCACTAATGAGCTTGCTGATGTGAACACCCTGCTTAAAGAAGCCGGATTTGTACTTAACACATCGGGCGGTGAAATTAAGGGGGGACCAGAGGTTTATCTTGCTCAGTCTTCGACAATGGCCGACCGCGCAGACGTCGCTTTTAGCGATGAGACTGTGGCTATCCCAAGCTGTTTCTACGAATTTGCCCAGCGCTATGAAATGCCTGACGGTAAACTTTATACTGGTTTTGTTGCCGCATCGGCGGATAAAATCTTTGAAAGTACGAATGCGAAATAG
- the parC gene encoding DNA topoisomerase IV subunit A, with translation MSDEIIINRDGVEQLPLRRFTEDAYLNYSMYVIMDRALPHISDGLKPVQRRIIYAMSDLGLNASAKYKKSARTVGDVLGKFHPHGDSACYEAMVLMAQPFSYRYPLVDGQGNWGAPDDPKSFAAMRYTEAKLSRFAEVLLNELGQGTVDWVPNFDGTLEEPSVLPARLPHILLNGVTGIAVGMATDIPPHNVRELANACAMLLDNSKAELSDVLAHVNGPDYPTEAEIITPKADIQKLYETGRGSIKMRAVYSEESGDVVITALPHQASGAKILEQIAAQMQAKKLPMVSDLRDESDHENPTRLVITPRSNRVDVTQLMQHLFATTDLEKNYRVNLNMIGLDGRPQVKDLRTILTEWLQYRKDTVTRRLQYRLDKVLARLHILEGLLIAFLNIDEVIEIIRTYDKPKPELMSRFGLSDKQAEAILELKLRHLAKLEEMKIKGEQDELAAERDKLQQLLGSDRRLKTLIKKEILADAEKYGDDRRSPIVERGEAKALSEKELVPAESVTVVLSEKGWARCAKGHDIDAEGLSYKAGDGYLSSAEGKSNQPAVFMDSSGRTFSCDAHGLPSARSQGEPLTGRFSIVGGESFQHAIMAQDDSKFLVGSDAGYGFVGTFKDMVSKNKAGKAYLSLPTAAKVMKPTPVTNPDTDWCLSISNEGRMLMFPLRDLPSLGKGKGNKLINIPSAKSQSREEYVKILTVVPDGTAIKVGAGKRNMTLSAEDLTHYQGERGRRGNKLPRGLQRVDTVEVVVADKDEAPEVLA, from the coding sequence ATGAGTGACGAGATCATCATTAATCGCGATGGGGTAGAGCAACTTCCTCTTCGACGCTTCACCGAAGACGCTTATCTTAACTATTCCATGTACGTCATCATGGACCGGGCCCTGCCGCATATTTCTGACGGTTTAAAGCCCGTTCAGCGCCGCATCATTTATGCCATGTCTGATCTTGGCTTAAACGCAAGCGCCAAATATAAGAAGTCGGCCAGAACCGTCGGTGATGTATTAGGTAAGTTCCACCCTCACGGCGACTCGGCGTGCTATGAAGCTATGGTGCTTATGGCGCAGCCCTTTTCGTATCGCTATCCGCTGGTGGATGGCCAAGGGAACTGGGGGGCACCAGACGACCCTAAATCCTTTGCTGCCATGCGTTATACCGAAGCCAAGCTATCTCGTTTCGCCGAAGTCTTGTTAAACGAACTAGGCCAAGGCACGGTCGACTGGGTACCTAATTTCGACGGTACATTAGAAGAGCCAAGCGTTTTGCCTGCTCGTCTCCCCCACATTTTGTTAAATGGGGTAACGGGGATTGCGGTAGGTATGGCGACAGATATTCCGCCGCATAACGTTAGAGAGTTAGCTAATGCCTGCGCAATGCTGTTGGACAATAGTAAAGCCGAATTAAGCGATGTCCTTGCGCATGTAAACGGGCCAGACTACCCAACTGAAGCGGAAATCATTACGCCGAAGGCTGATATACAAAAGCTTTATGAGACGGGTAGAGGCTCTATTAAAATGCGCGCTGTATATAGCGAGGAAAGCGGTGACGTGGTAATTACAGCACTACCGCACCAAGCCTCGGGCGCAAAAATTCTCGAACAAATAGCTGCCCAAATGCAGGCTAAAAAGCTGCCTATGGTCAGCGACCTTCGCGATGAATCTGACCACGAAAACCCAACTCGATTGGTTATCACGCCTCGTTCAAATCGCGTTGATGTGACCCAGCTAATGCAGCATTTATTCGCTACAACCGACCTTGAGAAAAATTATCGGGTAAATCTGAACATGATAGGGCTAGATGGTCGCCCTCAGGTTAAAGATTTGCGCACCATTTTGACAGAGTGGCTTCAGTACAGAAAAGATACCGTAACGCGCCGCTTGCAATACCGCCTCGATAAAGTACTGGCTAGACTTCACATCCTTGAAGGTTTGTTAATTGCGTTTTTGAATATCGATGAAGTTATCGAAATCATTCGAACCTATGACAAGCCCAAGCCAGAGTTAATGTCTCGCTTTGGGCTGAGCGATAAACAAGCTGAGGCTATCCTTGAGTTAAAGCTTCGCCATTTAGCCAAACTAGAAGAAATGAAAATTAAAGGTGAGCAGGATGAGCTTGCCGCAGAGCGGGATAAGCTTCAGCAATTGCTAGGTTCAGACCGCCGTCTTAAAACACTCATTAAAAAAGAAATTCTCGCTGACGCTGAAAAGTATGGTGATGATAGGCGATCGCCTATTGTGGAACGCGGTGAAGCGAAAGCTTTGTCTGAAAAGGAGCTGGTGCCGGCTGAATCGGTTACCGTTGTGCTTTCAGAAAAAGGCTGGGCACGCTGCGCGAAAGGGCACGATATTGACGCAGAGGGTTTGAGTTATAAAGCCGGTGACGGTTATTTATCTAGCGCAGAAGGCAAGAGTAATCAGCCCGCGGTATTTATGGATAGCTCGGGGCGCACCTTCTCGTGTGATGCACATGGGCTGCCATCGGCGCGCAGCCAAGGGGAGCCACTAACGGGGCGCTTTAGTATTGTCGGCGGTGAGTCCTTCCAGCATGCCATTATGGCACAAGACGACAGTAAGTTTCTGGTAGGTTCCGACGCTGGCTATGGCTTTGTTGGAACGTTTAAAGATATGGTGAGTAAAAACAAAGCGGGTAAAGCTTACCTATCGCTACCCACAGCGGCAAAAGTCATGAAGCCCACCCCCGTGACTAACCCTGATACCGACTGGTGCTTAAGTATTTCAAATGAAGGGCGCATGCTGATGTTCCCACTGCGTGATTTACCAAGCTTAGGCAAGGGTAAGGGTAACAAGCTTATTAATATTCCATCGGCGAAGTCACAGTCGCGAGAAGAATACGTCAAAATACTCACTGTAGTTCCGGATGGGACGGCCATAAAAGTAGGTGCGGGTAAACGAAATATGACGTTAAGCGCTGAAGACCTGACCCATTATCAGGGGGAAAGGGGTAGAAGAGGGAATAAACTACCTCGGGGGCTTCAGCGGGTTGATACCGTAGAAGTGGTTGTCGCTGACAAGGACGAGGCGCCCGAAGTTTTGGCATAA
- a CDS encoding aspartate aminotransferase family protein translates to MNVTRATFDDVMVPNYNPAGMVPVRGEGSRVWDQEGAEYIDFAGGIAVNVLGHCHPELVKALNEQGSKLWHLSNVFTNEPALRLAKKLNDATFSDKVYFANSGAEANEAALKLARRWALDKHGEDKNQIIAFNKGFHGRTFFTVTVGGQAAYSDGFGPKPGAVDHCDYNDLAAFEALISDKTCAVMMEPLQGEGGIIPPDADFVKGVRELCDKHNALLIFDEVQSGVGRTGHLYAYMGLGVTPDILTTAKSLGGGFPIGAMLTTNDIAAHLKPGTHGSTYGGNPLACAVAEKALDIVNQPEVLEGVLKKEALFRELLGAINEKYNVFEEVRGQGMLLGCALNEKYQGRARDFMMAATKENLMCLVAGMNVIRFAPSLVIPDEDIKEGLARFERAVAAVVNAE, encoded by the coding sequence ATGAACGTAACTCGCGCTACATTTGATGATGTAATGGTTCCTAACTATAACCCAGCAGGTATGGTACCTGTTCGAGGTGAAGGTTCACGCGTATGGGATCAAGAGGGTGCTGAGTACATCGACTTTGCAGGCGGTATCGCAGTAAATGTTTTAGGCCACTGCCATCCTGAGCTAGTTAAAGCACTAAATGAACAAGGCAGCAAGCTTTGGCATTTAAGTAATGTATTTACCAACGAACCCGCGCTTCGCCTTGCTAAAAAGCTTAACGATGCCACCTTTTCCGACAAAGTTTATTTTGCGAACTCAGGTGCAGAAGCTAATGAGGCGGCGCTAAAATTAGCTCGTCGCTGGGCGCTAGACAAGCACGGCGAAGATAAGAACCAAATCATTGCGTTTAATAAAGGTTTCCACGGCCGTACGTTCTTTACCGTAACGGTTGGGGGTCAAGCGGCTTACTCTGATGGTTTTGGCCCTAAGCCGGGCGCAGTTGACCATTGTGATTACAACGACCTCGCTGCATTTGAAGCACTTATCTCTGACAAAACCTGTGCGGTAATGATGGAGCCATTGCAAGGCGAAGGCGGCATCATTCCACCAGACGCTGACTTTGTAAAAGGGGTTCGCGAGCTATGCGACAAGCACAACGCGCTACTTATATTTGATGAAGTCCAGTCAGGCGTTGGTCGTACTGGCCACCTGTATGCTTACATGGGTCTTGGCGTAACACCGGATATCCTTACCACAGCAAAATCGTTAGGCGGCGGCTTTCCAATTGGTGCCATGCTAACTACAAATGATATTGCCGCACACCTTAAACCAGGCACTCACGGCAGTACGTACGGCGGAAACCCATTGGCCTGTGCGGTTGCGGAAAAAGCATTAGATATCGTTAATCAGCCAGAAGTACTTGAAGGTGTACTTAAAAAAGAAGCGCTTTTCCGTGAGCTTTTAGGTGCGATTAACGAAAAATACAACGTATTTGAAGAAGTTCGTGGTCAAGGCATGCTGCTAGGCTGTGCACTAAATGAAAAATACCAAGGTCGCGCCCGTGACTTCATGATGGCAGCAACGAAAGAAAACCTAATGTGCTTGGTTGCCGGTATGAACGTGATTCGTTTTGCGCCTTCATTGGTTATCCCTGATGAAGACATTAAAGAAGGTTTAGCACGTTTTGAGCGCGCCGTTGCCGCCGTTGTAAACGCCGAATAA
- the astD gene encoding succinylglutamate-semialdehyde dehydrogenase — MLHTHFINGEWVAGQGHDLTSVDPAKNEIIWEGKSATAEQIDDAISAARAALPAWSMKTVEARLEIIKIYGAKLEEAKAHLAKVMAKETGKPEWETATEVGAMMGKIGISEKAYFERTGNVENPMPVGKAFIRHKPHGVVAVFGPYNFPGHLPNGHIVPALIAGNTVVFKPSDLTPMVAQEMVKLWDAAGLPAGVLNLVQGEVETGKALASHNDIDGLFFTGSSHTGRILHEQFAGHPGKILALEMGGNNPLIVKDVADVDAAVHDIVQSAFITSGQRCTCARRLFLPADAKGDEILARLIEVTKNIKVGDYDAEDQPFMGAMISSSAAALMVKAQQELESLGGKVLVRLEQQDESKGFATPGIIDVTDMLASLPDEEHFGPLLKVIRYTSFDDAIAEANNTSFGLSAGLLGDSEEDYRYFFARIRAGIVNWNRPITGASSAAPFGGVGDSGNHRASAFYAADYCAYPVASVELDKVTMPGKLSPGLSM; from the coding sequence ATGCTACATACACATTTTATAAACGGTGAATGGGTTGCCGGACAAGGTCACGACCTAACCTCAGTTGACCCAGCCAAAAATGAAATTATTTGGGAAGGCAAGTCTGCCACAGCAGAGCAAATCGACGACGCGATTAGCGCTGCCCGTGCTGCACTTCCAGCGTGGAGCATGAAGACGGTTGAAGCGCGTCTTGAAATTATTAAGATTTACGGCGCTAAGCTTGAAGAAGCAAAAGCTCACCTTGCCAAAGTAATGGCAAAAGAAACCGGTAAACCTGAGTGGGAGACGGCCACGGAAGTGGGCGCCATGATGGGCAAAATCGGTATTTCTGAGAAGGCCTACTTTGAGCGCACCGGCAATGTTGAAAACCCAATGCCAGTAGGTAAAGCCTTTATTCGCCACAAACCTCACGGCGTGGTAGCGGTATTCGGCCCCTACAATTTCCCGGGTCACCTTCCTAATGGACACATTGTTCCTGCTCTTATCGCGGGTAACACGGTTGTGTTTAAACCAAGCGATTTAACGCCCATGGTTGCACAAGAAATGGTGAAACTGTGGGATGCGGCAGGCCTTCCGGCCGGTGTACTTAATCTTGTCCAAGGTGAAGTGGAAACGGGTAAAGCCCTGGCTTCGCACAATGACATTGACGGTTTGTTCTTTACCGGAAGTTCGCATACAGGAAGGATCTTACACGAACAGTTCGCTGGCCACCCAGGTAAAATCTTGGCCCTTGAAATGGGCGGTAACAACCCGTTAATCGTAAAAGACGTAGCCGATGTTGATGCTGCGGTACACGACATCGTTCAGTCTGCTTTCATCACGTCAGGTCAGCGCTGCACGTGTGCGCGCCGCTTGTTCTTGCCAGCCGACGCCAAAGGCGACGAGATCCTTGCTCGCCTTATCGAAGTAACCAAAAATATCAAAGTTGGCGATTACGATGCTGAAGATCAGCCATTTATGGGTGCAATGATTTCAAGTAGTGCTGCAGCTCTCATGGTGAAAGCACAGCAAGAACTTGAAAGCTTAGGCGGTAAAGTATTGGTACGTCTTGAGCAGCAAGACGAAAGCAAAGGCTTTGCTACGCCGGGTATTATCGATGTAACTGACATGCTTGCTTCACTGCCTGACGAAGAACACTTTGGTCCGCTATTAAAAGTCATTCGCTATACTAGCTTTGATGACGCGATTGCAGAAGCCAATAACACCAGTTTTGGTTTGTCGGCAGGTCTTTTAGGTGACAGTGAAGAAGATTACCGTTATTTCTTTGCGCGTATCCGCGCGGGCATCGTAAACTGGAACAGACCTATTACCGGCGCAAGCAGTGCCGCACCGTTTGGCGGCGTAGGCGACAGTGGCAATCACAGAGCCAGCGCGTTTTATGCAGCAGATTACTGCGCATACCCCGTAGCTTCGGTCGAGCTTGATAAAGTCACTATGCCAGGCAAGTTAAGCCCAGGTTTATCAATGTAA
- a CDS encoding putative bifunctional diguanylate cyclase/phosphodiesterase gives MADDTSSSTPSNDHAALLERRLKRERAAREQAEALLVEKMESLYETLKQSQNAQKDLELALWASQESFWSWKAQCDRMEIRSFSLHSESVSTWSGTLIQLLERVHEDDIEGLQFHWSMALHGKRDRIEFSFRLKLDEDFQWVRLRGRVLERGNAGEALHIVGTTKDITQQRKAEQSFHLMASAFASSREPMLVLSPDLVITECNDAFIQLIGAMVKDQWVGLDFNHIFITEKVDKAQLASDKQVRFESKIKTQSGEIRVVDISVALFETYQQTSYLIATMRDISDRKRNEARLRQLALHDELTGLSNRNFLRESITGLVESKKPFVLVFIDLDGFKAINDNAGHERGDIELQRVGAQLTAMFGPIGEVGRWGGDEFIAVLPSQTCEKIAEKSQQLIHHIEEDVISVKSSELRLSASIGIADFPAHSDSIEGLIQCADAAMYRAKELGKGQAFIYEPGLYESMTQQVSMVNDLRRTVENHLLDFYIQGKYDLNGELKGGEVLCRWISGLHGVVSPAVFIPIAEEQKLDSAIGLQALEAACDYISIMESQQGESIPLSVNISANQMLDPNFPQQALKICMNNSVSPEYIELELTESVFIRDEKAALRALNTLKENGFRLSLDDFGSGFSSLSYLRSFQFEVVKVDKSLIQGIHLDSKANALFNGLIAMLKSLQIEVVAEGVELESYLPFMQQADIQLMQGFYFDKPMPYDQFLARHTSEPNR, from the coding sequence ATGGCTGATGATACGTCCTCCAGCACGCCTTCAAACGATCACGCCGCATTGCTTGAACGGCGATTGAAACGGGAGCGCGCAGCAAGAGAGCAGGCGGAAGCGTTACTCGTAGAGAAAATGGAAAGCTTGTACGAAACGCTTAAGCAAAGTCAAAATGCACAAAAGGATCTTGAGCTAGCGCTTTGGGCTTCTCAGGAGTCGTTTTGGAGCTGGAAAGCGCAATGCGATAGGATGGAGATACGCTCGTTTTCTCTTCATTCTGAGAGTGTATCAACATGGTCTGGTACGTTAATTCAATTATTAGAACGTGTGCATGAAGACGACATAGAAGGGCTTCAGTTCCACTGGAGTATGGCATTACACGGTAAGCGCGATCGTATAGAGTTCTCTTTTCGCCTAAAGCTAGATGAAGACTTCCAGTGGGTAAGGTTGCGTGGGCGTGTTTTAGAACGTGGAAACGCCGGCGAAGCATTGCACATAGTTGGTACGACAAAAGATATCACGCAACAGCGCAAGGCTGAGCAATCCTTTCATTTGATGGCATCGGCTTTTGCTAGTTCGCGAGAACCTATGCTGGTGCTTTCGCCTGACCTTGTTATTACCGAGTGTAACGATGCTTTCATTCAGTTAATTGGCGCGATGGTGAAAGACCAATGGGTTGGTCTAGATTTTAACCATATATTTATTACCGAAAAAGTCGATAAAGCGCAGTTAGCTTCGGATAAGCAAGTGCGTTTCGAGTCTAAAATTAAGACACAAAGCGGAGAAATCAGAGTCGTTGATATTTCGGTGGCGCTATTTGAGACCTATCAGCAAACTTCTTATCTCATAGCTACTATGCGCGATATCAGCGATCGCAAACGCAACGAGGCCAGACTACGGCAGCTCGCTCTTCACGATGAGTTGACTGGGTTATCAAATCGAAACTTTTTACGGGAATCTATTACTGGCTTAGTAGAGAGCAAAAAACCTTTCGTTTTAGTATTTATCGATTTAGACGGCTTTAAAGCGATTAATGATAACGCAGGGCATGAAAGAGGCGATATCGAGCTACAGCGGGTCGGCGCACAGCTTACCGCCATGTTCGGGCCAATCGGTGAAGTCGGAAGGTGGGGGGGCGATGAGTTTATAGCGGTACTTCCTTCGCAAACATGTGAGAAAATAGCTGAAAAATCTCAGCAGCTTATTCACCACATCGAAGAAGACGTGATTAGCGTTAAATCTTCAGAGCTAAGGTTATCGGCCAGTATCGGCATTGCCGACTTTCCCGCGCACAGCGACAGCATAGAAGGCTTGATACAATGTGCAGATGCAGCGATGTATCGCGCAAAAGAGCTAGGGAAAGGGCAAGCTTTCATCTACGAGCCTGGGCTTTATGAAAGCATGACTCAGCAAGTGAGTATGGTGAATGATTTACGCAGAACCGTAGAAAACCATCTACTCGATTTTTATATTCAAGGCAAATACGACCTAAACGGAGAGTTAAAAGGGGGCGAGGTATTGTGCCGTTGGATATCGGGGTTGCACGGCGTGGTTTCGCCAGCTGTATTCATTCCCATAGCTGAAGAGCAAAAGCTCGACAGTGCTATTGGTCTACAGGCTTTAGAGGCGGCATGTGATTACATTTCTATTATGGAGTCGCAGCAAGGTGAGTCAATACCGCTGTCGGTGAATATTAGCGCCAACCAAATGCTTGATCCGAACTTTCCGCAGCAGGCGCTAAAGATTTGTATGAACAACAGTGTCTCCCCTGAATATATCGAGTTGGAATTGACAGAGTCGGTATTTATTCGGGATGAAAAAGCGGCGCTTAGGGCGTTAAATACGCTAAAGGAAAATGGCTTTAGGCTCTCCTTAGACGACTTTGGTAGTGGTTTTTCATCGCTTAGCTATTTGCGCAGCTTTCAGTTTGAAGTGGTCAAAGTGGATAAAAGCTTGATTCAAGGCATACACCTAGATAGCAAAGCCAATGCACTGTTTAATGGCCTAATTGCCATGTTAAAAAGCCTGCAAATAGAGGTTGTCGCTGAAGGTGTTGAATTAGAGTCTTACTTACCTTTTATGCAACAAGCGGATATTCAGCTTATGCAGGGCTTTTACTTTGATAAACCTATGCCTTACGACCAGTTTCTTGCTAGGCATACATCGGAGCCTAACCGTTAG
- the astA gene encoding arginine N-succinyltransferase encodes MNIIRPITKADYNALKEIAVESGIGFTSLPVNDELLQRKIDRAETAFNKPNVTEPGDESYLFVMEDTTSGTVVGTTGIEAAVGIDDAFYHYHLSKVVHASRELNIHNTVDILTFCNDYTGVTEICTLFLREQARGGINGRFLSKVRFLFMMEHRERFSETVIAEMRGVSDEEGRSPFWEWLETHFFSMDFPTADYLTGIGNKVFIAELMPKYPIYVNLLSKEAQEVIGEVHEKTRPALQLLEEEGFSCRGYVDIFDAGPTVEANLSHIRTAQSSVKLPVFIDDNAAALGQTHYIINTSISDFRAVATEMTVSEEKQVAVLSRQAAAALNVKEGEHVRFAPVTYRD; translated from the coding sequence ATGAATATCATTCGCCCTATTACAAAGGCCGACTATAACGCGCTGAAAGAAATTGCCGTTGAATCGGGTATTGGCTTTACGTCACTGCCCGTTAACGACGAGTTACTACAGCGCAAAATTGATCGTGCAGAAACTGCGTTTAACAAACCTAACGTAACCGAGCCTGGCGATGAGTCATACTTGTTTGTAATGGAAGATACCACTTCCGGTACGGTTGTGGGCACGACAGGTATTGAAGCTGCAGTTGGTATTGACGATGCTTTCTATCACTACCATTTAAGTAAAGTAGTGCATGCTTCTCGCGAGCTAAACATTCACAATACGGTAGACATTTTAACGTTTTGTAATGACTACACCGGTGTCACTGAAATCTGCACCCTCTTTCTTCGTGAGCAAGCGCGAGGCGGTATTAACGGCCGCTTCCTGTCTAAAGTTCGCTTCTTGTTTATGATGGAACATCGCGAGCGCTTTTCAGAAACCGTGATTGCCGAAATGCGTGGTGTAAGTGACGAAGAAGGCCGTTCACCGTTTTGGGAATGGCTAGAGACCCACTTCTTCTCTATGGACTTTCCAACGGCCGACTACCTCACGGGTATTGGCAACAAGGTGTTCATTGCTGAACTTATGCCTAAATACCCGATTTACGTAAATTTACTGAGTAAAGAAGCTCAAGAAGTGATTGGCGAGGTACACGAAAAAACCCGCCCAGCCCTTCAGCTATTAGAGGAAGAGGGCTTTTCTTGCCGCGGTTACGTAGATATTTTCGACGCAGGCCCCACGGTTGAAGCGAACCTAAGCCATATTCGCACTGCACAGTCGAGTGTAAAACTACCGGTTTTCATTGACGACAACGCAGCTGCGTTAGGGCAAACGCACTACATTATTAACACATCTATATCTGATTTCCGTGCAGTAGCCACCGAAATGACGGTAAGCGAAGAGAAGCAGGTTGCCGTGCTTTCTCGCCAGGCCGCTGCTGCACTGAATGTGAAAGAGGGTGAACACGTACGCTTTGCCCCTGTCACCTACAGAGACTAA